A stretch of the Aegilops tauschii subsp. strangulata cultivar AL8/78 chromosome 4, Aet v6.0, whole genome shotgun sequence genome encodes the following:
- the LOC109743368 gene encoding probable protein phosphatase 2C 31 isoform X1 encodes MGNGISKNTCFSGETYAPAVSSDPVPGDIHGHSFKYVPTAVAFDKSPMANVLSSKTPLFSLFGAAINANQATSSSIPSFRLLNELMVPQSSVCTVKSSCSSAAAPVQAQPTRLSFSGHFLDSSGTVSPISNQLSRRPFMSGMLDHSFSSSSPFVSHRDSVSHLMVEHGAIGSQCCNEQPLKKSLATVGSRLDFSVPRNNLLSKGPTEVSNMDSFGDGGHRSPPIDNVQWAQGMAGEDRFQVAVSEERGWVFVGIYDGFFGPDATDYLFANLHVVVHHALKGVLSDNIQCNEPTTNSGNLFSLNGGNHSPEFERKPAKRGRTEHPEKNNSAMSGGSPTMHQRVLGALAWALRETEEAFFKAAEEGAADNPEIGLMGSCVLVMLMKGENVYVMNVGNSRAVLARRPEPNLDNILGKATEKDLQQLKAEIMDGLQSVQLNAEHSTSVEEEVKRIKAEHIDRNAIIHGRVKGKLNITRAFGAGYLKEPKWNSMLLACFKIDYIGKDPYINCIPSLHHHRIGPNDKFLVLSSDGLYQYFTNKEVVDEVEMFTAAYPKGNPAEHLIREVLLRAARKAGMDYHELLNISYDERRRYHDDVSIIVISFKAHAP; translated from the exons ATGGGCAATGGCATCTCAAAAAACACATGCTTCTCTGGCGAAACCTATGCGCCAGCTGTCTCATCGGACCCAGTACCCGGCGACATCCATGGACACTCCTTCAAGTATGTGCCAACGGCCGTCGCCTTCGACAAGTCCCCAATGGCTAATGTGCTCTCATCAAAAACACCCCTCTTCTCTTTATTCGGAGCGGCCATCAATGCCAACCAAGCGACATCATCATCAATACCGTCGTTCCGCCTGCTTAATGAGTTGATGGTGCCGCAATCATCTGTGTGCACCGTTAAGAGCTCGTGCTCCTCCGCCGCTGCACCAGTCCAGGCCCAACCAACTAGGTTGTCCTTTTCTGGCCACTTCTTGGACTCATCCGGCACCGTATCCCCTATCTCCAACCAGCTGTCAAGGCGGCCCTTCATGTCAGGTATGCTAGACCACTCCTTCTCATCGTCCTCCCCCTTTGTTAGTCACCGGGACAGTGTTTCTCATCTGATGGTTGAACACGGTGCCATAGGCTCTCAGTGTTGCAATGAGCAACCtctcaaaaaatccttagccacAGTCGGCTCCAGGCTCGATTTCAGTGTGCCACGCAACAACCTCCTATCAAAGGGTCCTACTGAGGTGTCAAATATGGATTCCTTTGGTGATGGGGGTCACCGCTCACCACCGATCGATAATGTGCAGTGGGCTCAAGGCATGGCCGGCGAGGACCGGTTCCAGGTGGCGGTCTCAGAGGAGCGTGGGTGGGTGTTCGTGGGGATTTATGATGGCTTCTTCGGTCCCGATGCGACCGACTACCTCTTTGCGAACCTCCACGTCGTTGTGCACCACGCACTCAAGGGTGTGCTCTCGGACAACATCCAGTGCAATGAGCCGACAACCAATTCTGGTAATCTCTTTTCCCTAAATGGAGGCAATCATAGCCCGGAATTTGAACGTAAGCCGGCGAAGAGGGGTCGGACAGAACATCCGGAGAAGAACAATTCTGCCATGTCTGGGGGCAGCCCAACGATGCACCAGAGAGTCCTTGGGGCACTGGCTTGGGCGCTGAGGGAGACGGAGGAGGCATTTTTCAAGGCAGCAGAGGAGGGTGCGGCCGACAACCCGGAGATTGGGCTGATGGGGTCATGCGTACTAGTGATGCTGATGAAGGGCGAGAACGTGTATGTGATGAATGTCGGGAACAGTCGTGCCGTGTTGGCGAGAAGGCCGGAGCCCaatcttgataacatcctcggcaAGGCGACAGAGAAGGATCTGCAGCAGTTGAAGGCCGAGATCATGGATGGCCTACAGTCCGTGCAGCTCAACGCTGAACACAGTACCTCCGTTGAGGAG GAGGTAAAGAGGATCAAGGCCGAACATATTGATcgcaacgccatcatccacggcAGAGTGAAGGGGAAACTCAACATCACCAGAGCATTCGGGGCTGGCTACCTGAAGGAG CCAAAGTGGAACAGTATGTTGTTAGCGTGCTTCAAGATTGATTACATCGGCAAGGACCCCTACATCAATTGCATCCCATCACTGCACCACCACCGTATCGGTCCAAACGACAAGTTCCTGGTGTTGTCGTCCGATGGGCTCTATCAGTATTTCACCAACAAAGAGGTGGTTGATGAGGTAGAGATGTTCACAGCTGCGTATCCCAAGGGCAATCCTGCTGAGCATCTCATCCGAGAAGTGTTACTTCGGGCTGCAAGGAAGGCCG GTATGGACTACCATGAACTGCTCAACATATCCTATGACGAAAGGAGGAGGTACCATGATGACGTTTCCATCATCGTGATCTCATTCAAAGCACATGCACCATGA
- the LOC109743380 gene encoding uncharacterized protein → MPPRPRGRRATPPVLILEDEDLDFEVSYSEGEDGEDGGGSDSSSSSSGEEPEEGTDVEDGERSDEGEEEEQEESVAEGCGPAVQARVPGGAAAERAANAPSCPVCMEPWTSEGEHRISCIPCGHVYGRSCLERWLTQRGNASATCPQCGRRFKHKDIINIYAPEVAVPNNDLEKQLRFCRQKLESLEEVVLKQGKLLDEIISEKNHRSADVGVSKRQKIAEHSDGRTYLEPSASASAASASGNSCRFVLLKELSFDGARVMGIDASNQIILASGKAPGVGGEHVLRKISMLSSHEAHTIQLPPDTKVVKDICILPGGSALFASLGRRLSLFSMTTNSVVLECNLPLPAWSCSAHDSDSHRIYAGLQDGRVLVFDTRQHSRPLHSMAGLSKHLVHTLHSVTDNSGSRKVLSASAIGPCMWDADGNQSSPKLLLEDDNQRVCFSLACAPPSSDLLVASYRPKADYSSGDAAAPSQAYLSQTPTQSGAGKLGQHTVIRRTGNASFAEGSTCHSNVSEVRMCKSAIVPCGNDEHLFAYGDESHRGVLTWRLPSLGVHSGLIPHRQPILDLRYAGSRAGGGYLGCLSDDKLQVYRVDR, encoded by the exons atgcCGCCGCGCCCCCGGGGCAGGCGGGCGACTCCTCCGGTGCTGATCCTGGAGGACGAGGACCTCGATTTCGAGGTCAGCTACAGCGAAGGGGAGGACGGGGAAGATGGGGGAGGATCGGattcctcgtcgtcgtcgtcggggGAGGAGCCGGAGGAGGGAACGGACGTAGAGGACGGCGAAAGATCGGatgagggggaggaggaggagcaggaggagagCGTCGCGGAGGGATGCGGGCCGGCCGTGCAAGCTAGGGTtcccggcggcgcggcggcggagagggcggCCAACGCCCCCTCTTGCCCCGTGTGTATGGAGCCCTGGACCTCCGAAGGCGAGCATCGCATCAG TTGCATTCCTTGTGGGCATGTCTACGGCAGATCTTGCCTGGAGAGGTGGTTAACGCAGCGTGGTAACGCTAGTGCTACG TGCCCTCAATGTGGAAGAAGGTTTAAACATAAGGACATTATCAACATCTATGCACCGGAGGTTGCTGTTCCAAATAATGATCTTGAGAAG CAATTACGGTTTTGCAGGCAAAAGCTCGAATCCCTTGAGGAAGTG GTCCTGAAACAAGGGAAGCTGCTTGACGAGATAATTTCTGAGAAG AATCACAGGTCAGCAGATGTTGGTGTCTCAAAAAGACAG AAAATAGCAGAGCACTCAGATGGAAGAACATATCTGGAACCATCAGCCTCAGCCAGTGCAGCCTCAGCTTCTGGCAACAGTTGCCGTTTTGTTTTACTG AAGGAATTATCTTTTGATGGTGCTCGAGTCATGGGCATAGATGCATCTAACCAAATAATACTTGCTTCTGGGAAGGCACCTGGTGTGGGTGGAGAACATGTTCTTAGAAAG ATTAGCATGCTATCCAGCCATGAAGCACATACAATACAGCTTCCTCCTGATACTAAAGTTGTCAAGGACATATGTATCTTGCCTGGTGGCTCTGCTCTTTTTGCATCACTAGGCAGAAGGCTCTCACTCTTTAG CATGACGACCAACAGTGTTGTTCTTGAATGTAATTTACCG CTTCCTGCTTGGTCATGTTCAGCACATGACTCTGATTCACATCGCATTTATGCTGGCTTGCAG GATGGCAGGGTTTTGGTATTTGATACTCGTCAGCATTCAAGACCCTTGCATTCCATGGCTGGGCTATCTAAACATCTGGTCCATACACTACACTCTGTCACTGATAACAGTGGTTCCAGAAAGGTTCTTTCAGCTTCTGCCATAGGGCCTTGCATGTGGGATGCTGATGGCAATCAAAGCAG TCCAAAGCTACTACTAGAGGATGATAACCAACGAGTCTGCTTCTCTCTTGCTTGTGCCCCTCCATCGAGCGATCTGTTGGTGGCCTCCTACCGGCCCAAGGCCGATTACTCATCAGGGGACGCCGCTGCTCCATCTCAAGCGTACCTATCACAGACGCCGACACAATCTGGTGCAGGAAAACTGGGGCAGCACACCGTCATCAGGAGGACAGGCAATGCATCCTTCGCCGAGGGCAGCACATGCCACTCCAACGTAAGCGAAGTGCGCATGTGCAAATCGGCAATCGTACCTTGCGGGAACGACGAACATCTCTTCGCCTACGGGGACGAGTCACACCGCGGGGTCCTTACCTGGCGACTACCTTCCCTTGGGGTCCATTCTGGCCTGATACCCCACCGCCAGCCAATCCTCGACCTAAGGTATGCGGGAAGTCGAGCGGGAGGTGGGTACCTTGGGTGCCTGAGCGATGATAAGTTGCAAGTTTACAGAGTTGATAGATAG
- the LOC109743368 gene encoding probable protein phosphatase 2C 31 isoform X2 codes for MGNGISKNTCFSGETYAPAVSSDPVPGDIHGHSFKYVPTAVAFDKSPMANVLSSKTPLFSLFGAAINANQATSSSIPSFRLLNELMVPQSSVCTVKSSCSSAAAPVQAQPTRLSFSGHFLDSSGTVSPISNQLSRRPFMSGSQCCNEQPLKKSLATVGSRLDFSVPRNNLLSKGPTEVSNMDSFGDGGHRSPPIDNVQWAQGMAGEDRFQVAVSEERGWVFVGIYDGFFGPDATDYLFANLHVVVHHALKGVLSDNIQCNEPTTNSGNLFSLNGGNHSPEFERKPAKRGRTEHPEKNNSAMSGGSPTMHQRVLGALAWALRETEEAFFKAAEEGAADNPEIGLMGSCVLVMLMKGENVYVMNVGNSRAVLARRPEPNLDNILGKATEKDLQQLKAEIMDGLQSVQLNAEHSTSVEEEVKRIKAEHIDRNAIIHGRVKGKLNITRAFGAGYLKEPKWNSMLLACFKIDYIGKDPYINCIPSLHHHRIGPNDKFLVLSSDGLYQYFTNKEVVDEVEMFTAAYPKGNPAEHLIREVLLRAARKAGMDYHELLNISYDERRRYHDDVSIIVISFKAHAP; via the exons ATGGGCAATGGCATCTCAAAAAACACATGCTTCTCTGGCGAAACCTATGCGCCAGCTGTCTCATCGGACCCAGTACCCGGCGACATCCATGGACACTCCTTCAAGTATGTGCCAACGGCCGTCGCCTTCGACAAGTCCCCAATGGCTAATGTGCTCTCATCAAAAACACCCCTCTTCTCTTTATTCGGAGCGGCCATCAATGCCAACCAAGCGACATCATCATCAATACCGTCGTTCCGCCTGCTTAATGAGTTGATGGTGCCGCAATCATCTGTGTGCACCGTTAAGAGCTCGTGCTCCTCCGCCGCTGCACCAGTCCAGGCCCAACCAACTAGGTTGTCCTTTTCTGGCCACTTCTTGGACTCATCCGGCACCGTATCCCCTATCTCCAACCAGCTGTCAAGGCGGCCCTTCATGTCAG GCTCTCAGTGTTGCAATGAGCAACCtctcaaaaaatccttagccacAGTCGGCTCCAGGCTCGATTTCAGTGTGCCACGCAACAACCTCCTATCAAAGGGTCCTACTGAGGTGTCAAATATGGATTCCTTTGGTGATGGGGGTCACCGCTCACCACCGATCGATAATGTGCAGTGGGCTCAAGGCATGGCCGGCGAGGACCGGTTCCAGGTGGCGGTCTCAGAGGAGCGTGGGTGGGTGTTCGTGGGGATTTATGATGGCTTCTTCGGTCCCGATGCGACCGACTACCTCTTTGCGAACCTCCACGTCGTTGTGCACCACGCACTCAAGGGTGTGCTCTCGGACAACATCCAGTGCAATGAGCCGACAACCAATTCTGGTAATCTCTTTTCCCTAAATGGAGGCAATCATAGCCCGGAATTTGAACGTAAGCCGGCGAAGAGGGGTCGGACAGAACATCCGGAGAAGAACAATTCTGCCATGTCTGGGGGCAGCCCAACGATGCACCAGAGAGTCCTTGGGGCACTGGCTTGGGCGCTGAGGGAGACGGAGGAGGCATTTTTCAAGGCAGCAGAGGAGGGTGCGGCCGACAACCCGGAGATTGGGCTGATGGGGTCATGCGTACTAGTGATGCTGATGAAGGGCGAGAACGTGTATGTGATGAATGTCGGGAACAGTCGTGCCGTGTTGGCGAGAAGGCCGGAGCCCaatcttgataacatcctcggcaAGGCGACAGAGAAGGATCTGCAGCAGTTGAAGGCCGAGATCATGGATGGCCTACAGTCCGTGCAGCTCAACGCTGAACACAGTACCTCCGTTGAGGAG GAGGTAAAGAGGATCAAGGCCGAACATATTGATcgcaacgccatcatccacggcAGAGTGAAGGGGAAACTCAACATCACCAGAGCATTCGGGGCTGGCTACCTGAAGGAG CCAAAGTGGAACAGTATGTTGTTAGCGTGCTTCAAGATTGATTACATCGGCAAGGACCCCTACATCAATTGCATCCCATCACTGCACCACCACCGTATCGGTCCAAACGACAAGTTCCTGGTGTTGTCGTCCGATGGGCTCTATCAGTATTTCACCAACAAAGAGGTGGTTGATGAGGTAGAGATGTTCACAGCTGCGTATCCCAAGGGCAATCCTGCTGAGCATCTCATCCGAGAAGTGTTACTTCGGGCTGCAAGGAAGGCCG GTATGGACTACCATGAACTGCTCAACATATCCTATGACGAAAGGAGGAGGTACCATGATGACGTTTCCATCATCGTGATCTCATTCAAAGCACATGCACCATGA